From a single Rutidosis leptorrhynchoides isolate AG116_Rl617_1_P2 chromosome 5, CSIRO_AGI_Rlap_v1, whole genome shotgun sequence genomic region:
- the LOC139849646 gene encoding uncharacterized mitochondrial protein AtMg00810-like, with protein MKDLGNLKYFLGIEVLRSQQGIFICQKKYVLDFLAETSMIDCKPADTPMIPYQTLYMEDEAELADKGQYQRMVGKLIYLAHTRPDIAHAVGVVSQFMHQPQVHHMEAVFRIIRYLKKTTDHGVIFKGNGHLKTQIYTDASWAREKG; from the coding sequence ATGAAAGATTTAGGCAACCTCAAATACTTCTTGGGGATTGAAGTATTAAGATCCCAACAAGGAATATTTATTTGTCAAAAGAAGTACGTTCTTGATTTCCTTGCAGAAACaagtatgattgattgcaaacctgCGGATACTCCTATGATTCCATATCAAACGTTGTATATGGAAGATGAGGCTGAACTTGCTGATAAGGGACAATAtcaaaggatggtgggaaaactcatctacCTTGCTCATACCCGtccagatatagcacatgcagtaggAGTTGTTAGTCAGTTTATGCACCAACCACAGGTTCATCACATGGAAGCTGTTTTTCGGATCATCAGATACTTAAAGAAAACAACAGATCATGGAGTGATTTTTAAAGGAAATGGACATCTAAAGACTCAAATTTACACTGATGCGAGTTGGGCTAGAGAAAAAGGATAG